The following proteins are encoded in a genomic region of Actinomadura sp. NAK00032:
- a CDS encoding inositol monophosphatase family protein, whose protein sequence is MTDVDDHALAAELAGAAGRLLLGVRDEVGFADARVLKDTGDLRAHEHLMAALAERCPGDAVLSEEGRSSVAGKRSKGDDRAPTRNTAAAERRTAGRVWIVDPLDGTREFAEEGRRDWAVHVALWERDAAGRGRLAAGAVALPAQGLTLRTDATGGAALVRTDAGAPDPVTAGPVRAQPREVPLHVPAPDAGKLRVAVSRTRPPEFVRQLAERLDVDVELVPIGSAGAKISAVLLGEVDAYVHAGGQYEWDSAAPAAVALGAGAHASRVDGSPLEYNREDPRLPDILVCHPASASMLLTGIAGAAGAVPG, encoded by the coding sequence GGACGCGCGGGTCCTGAAGGACACCGGCGACCTGCGGGCGCACGAGCACCTCATGGCCGCGCTGGCGGAGCGCTGTCCCGGCGACGCCGTCCTGTCCGAGGAGGGGCGCTCCTCCGTCGCGGGGAAGCGGTCGAAGGGCGATGACCGCGCCCCGACCCGCAACACCGCGGCCGCCGAGCGGCGCACGGCCGGGCGGGTGTGGATCGTCGACCCGCTGGACGGCACGCGGGAGTTCGCCGAGGAGGGCCGCCGCGACTGGGCGGTCCATGTGGCGCTGTGGGAGCGGGACGCCGCCGGGCGCGGCCGGCTGGCCGCCGGGGCGGTGGCGCTGCCGGCACAGGGCCTGACGCTCCGCACGGACGCGACGGGCGGCGCCGCGCTCGTCCGGACGGACGCGGGCGCCCCCGACCCGGTGACGGCCGGTCCGGTGCGGGCGCAGCCGCGCGAGGTGCCGCTGCACGTCCCGGCGCCGGACGCGGGCAAGCTGCGCGTCGCGGTGAGCCGGACGCGCCCGCCGGAGTTCGTGCGGCAGCTGGCCGAGCGGCTCGACGTGGACGTGGAGCTGGTGCCGATCGGGTCGGCGGGGGCGAAGATCTCCGCGGTGCTGCTCGGCGAGGTCGACGCGTACGTGCACGCGGGCGGCCAGTACGAGTGGGATTCGGCGGCGCCGGCGGCGGTGGCGCTCGGCGCGGGCGCGCACGCGTCGCGGGTCGACGGGTCGCCGCTGGAGTACAACCGGGAGGACCCCCGGCTGCCGGATATCCTGGTGTGCCATCCCGCGTCGGCATCGATGCTGCTGACCGGCATCGCGGGAGCCGCCGGTGCCGTGCCGGGCTGA
- the cysD gene encoding sulfate adenylyltransferase subunit CysD, whose translation MQRSDYLLSQLDVLEAESIHIFREVAAEFERPVLLFSGGKDSLVMLRLAEKAFWPAPIPFPVMHVDTGHNFPEVIEFRDRRVAELGVRLVVASVQDAIDSGRVAEQKGRRASRNRLQIVPLLEAIEEHRFDAAFGGARRDEEKARAKERVVSFRDEFGQWDPKNQRPELWNLFNTRIEQGEHVRVFPLSNWTELDIWDYVRREEIALPSIYFAHSRRVFERDGLLLDAETGFANRGDDEPEFEATVRYRTVGDASCTGAVKSAAATLDEVIEEIAATRITERGQTRADDRTSEAAMEDRKKEGYF comes from the coding sequence ATGCAGCGTTCCGATTACCTGCTGTCGCAGTTGGACGTCCTTGAAGCCGAGTCGATCCACATCTTCCGGGAGGTGGCGGCCGAGTTCGAACGGCCGGTGCTGCTGTTCTCGGGCGGCAAGGACAGCCTGGTGATGCTGCGCCTGGCCGAGAAGGCGTTCTGGCCGGCGCCGATCCCGTTCCCGGTGATGCACGTCGACACCGGGCACAACTTCCCCGAGGTGATCGAGTTCCGCGACCGGCGGGTCGCCGAGCTCGGCGTGCGGCTGGTGGTGGCGTCGGTGCAGGACGCGATCGACAGCGGCCGGGTGGCCGAGCAGAAGGGGCGCCGCGCGTCCCGGAACCGGCTGCAGATCGTGCCGCTGCTGGAGGCGATCGAGGAGCACCGGTTCGACGCGGCGTTCGGCGGGGCGCGGCGCGACGAGGAGAAGGCCCGCGCCAAGGAGCGGGTGGTGTCGTTCCGCGACGAGTTCGGCCAGTGGGACCCGAAGAACCAGCGCCCCGAGCTGTGGAACCTGTTCAACACCAGGATCGAGCAGGGCGAGCACGTCCGGGTGTTCCCGCTGTCGAACTGGACGGAGCTCGACATCTGGGACTACGTCCGGCGGGAGGAGATCGCGCTCCCCTCGATCTACTTCGCGCACTCCCGGCGGGTGTTCGAGCGCGACGGGCTGCTGCTGGACGCCGAGACGGGCTTTGCGAACCGCGGCGACGACGAGCCGGAGTTCGAGGCGACGGTCCGGTACCGGACGGTCGGCGACGCGTCCTGCACGGGCGCGGTGAAGTCGGCGGCGGCGACGCTGGACGAGGTGATCGAGGAGATCGCGGCGACCCGGATCACCGAGCGCGGCCAGACCCGCGCCGACGACCGGACGAGCGAGGCCGCGATGGAGGACCGCAAGAAGGAGGGCTACTTCTGA
- a CDS encoding sulfate adenylyltransferase subunit 1, translating into MDLLRFATAGSVDDGKSTLIGRLLFDSKSIFEDQLESVERTSTERGEEYTNLALLTDGLRAEREQGITIDVAYRYFATPRRKFIIADTPGHIQYTRNMVTGASTADLAIILVDARKGILEQSRRHAFLTTLLQVPHLVVAVNKMDLVDYDRGVYERIVDEFTAFASKLDVTDLTFVPISALHGDNVVERSGNMPWYEGSSLLHHLEHVHIASDRNLIDVRFPVQYVVRPHASTDPDLHDYRGYAGQVAGGVLKPGDEVVHLPSGLTTTITRIDGPRGPVEQAFAPMSVTLRLADDIDISRGDMIARPNNRPEVAQDIDAMVCWMTPDRTLTPRSKLVIKHTTRTAKTMVKNLHYRLDVNTLHRDEQAAELGLNEIGRVSLRVTQPLFVDDYSRNRLTGGFILIDEATNNTVAAGMIIGAR; encoded by the coding sequence ATGGACCTGCTGCGGTTCGCCACCGCCGGCAGCGTGGACGACGGCAAGTCGACGCTGATCGGCCGGCTGCTGTTCGACTCCAAGTCGATCTTCGAGGACCAGCTGGAGTCGGTGGAGCGCACGAGCACCGAGCGGGGCGAGGAGTACACCAACCTCGCGCTGCTGACCGACGGGCTGCGCGCCGAGCGGGAGCAGGGCATCACGATCGACGTGGCGTACCGCTACTTCGCGACGCCGCGCCGCAAGTTCATCATCGCGGACACGCCGGGGCACATCCAGTACACCCGGAACATGGTGACCGGCGCCTCCACCGCCGACCTCGCGATCATCCTGGTGGACGCCCGCAAGGGCATCCTGGAGCAGTCGCGCCGGCACGCGTTCCTGACGACGCTGCTGCAGGTCCCGCACCTGGTCGTGGCGGTCAACAAGATGGACCTCGTCGACTACGACCGCGGCGTGTACGAGCGCATCGTGGACGAGTTCACCGCGTTCGCGTCCAAGCTGGACGTGACCGACCTGACGTTCGTGCCGATCTCGGCGCTGCACGGCGACAACGTCGTCGAGCGCAGCGGGAACATGCCCTGGTACGAGGGCTCGTCGCTGCTGCACCACCTGGAGCACGTGCACATCGCCTCCGACCGGAACCTGATCGACGTGCGGTTCCCGGTGCAGTACGTGGTCCGGCCGCACGCCTCGACCGACCCGGACCTGCACGACTACCGCGGCTACGCGGGCCAGGTCGCGGGCGGTGTGCTGAAGCCGGGCGACGAGGTCGTGCACCTGCCGTCCGGGCTGACCACGACGATCACCCGCATCGACGGGCCGCGCGGCCCGGTGGAGCAGGCGTTCGCGCCGATGTCGGTGACGCTGCGCCTCGCCGACGACATCGACATCTCCCGCGGCGACATGATCGCGCGGCCGAACAACCGGCCCGAGGTCGCGCAGGACATCGACGCGATGGTCTGCTGGATGACCCCGGACCGCACCCTCACGCCGCGCTCGAAGCTGGTCATCAAGCACACGACCCGCACCGCGAAGACGATGGTGAAGAACCTGCACTACCGGCTGGACGTCAACACCCTGCACCGCGACGAGCAGGCGGCGGAGCTCGGCCTGAACGAGATCGGCCGGGTGTCGCTGCGCGTCACGCAGCCGCTGTTCGTGGACGACTACAGCCGCAACCGGCTCACCGGCGGCTTCATCCTGATCGACGAGGCCACCAACAACACCGTCGCGGCGGGCATGATCATCGGGGCGCGGTAG
- a CDS encoding glucose-1-phosphate thymidylyltransferase, with product MKALVLAGGSGSRLRPITHSFAKQLVPVANKPVLFYGLEAIRDAGIREVGIVVGDTAAEIRAAVGDGSRFGLEVTYLPQDAPRGLAHAVLIAREYLGDDDFVMYLGDNFIVGGIADLVERFREERPEAQIMLTRVSDPRAFGVAELDDAGRVVALEEKPERPKSEMALVGVYLFSPAVHAAVAELRPSRRGELEITDAIQWLIERGRRVESTAITGYWKDTGNVTDMLEVNRLVLEGVEPCVEGDVDAASELIGRVVVEKGARVAGSRIVGPAVVGAGSDIRDSYVGPFTSIDRDCAVLDSEIEYSIVLRGASIDGVGRIECSLIGREAQVTPAPRVPKAHRLVLGDHSKVQISK from the coding sequence GTGAAGGCGCTGGTGCTGGCGGGCGGGTCGGGGTCCCGGCTGCGTCCGATCACTCACTCGTTCGCGAAGCAGCTCGTGCCGGTGGCGAACAAGCCGGTGCTGTTCTACGGCCTGGAGGCGATCCGGGACGCGGGGATCCGCGAGGTCGGCATCGTCGTCGGCGACACCGCGGCGGAGATCCGCGCGGCGGTCGGCGACGGGTCGCGGTTCGGCCTGGAGGTCACCTACCTGCCGCAGGACGCGCCGCGCGGGCTGGCGCACGCGGTCCTCATCGCCCGGGAGTACCTGGGCGACGACGACTTCGTGATGTACCTGGGCGACAACTTCATCGTCGGTGGCATCGCCGACCTGGTGGAGCGGTTCCGCGAGGAGCGGCCCGAGGCGCAGATCATGCTGACCCGCGTGTCGGACCCGCGGGCGTTCGGCGTCGCGGAGCTGGACGACGCGGGCCGGGTCGTGGCGCTGGAGGAGAAGCCGGAGCGGCCGAAGAGCGAGATGGCCCTGGTCGGGGTGTACCTGTTCAGCCCAGCGGTGCACGCGGCGGTCGCGGAGCTGCGACCGTCCCGGCGCGGCGAGCTGGAGATCACCGACGCGATCCAGTGGCTGATCGAGCGCGGCCGCCGCGTGGAGTCCACGGCCATCACCGGCTACTGGAAGGACACCGGCAACGTCACCGACATGCTGGAGGTCAACCGGCTGGTGCTGGAGGGCGTCGAACCCTGTGTGGAGGGTGACGTGGACGCGGCCAGCGAGCTGATCGGCCGGGTCGTGGTCGAGAAGGGCGCGCGCGTCGCGGGGTCCCGCATCGTGGGCCCGGCGGTCGTCGGCGCGGGCTCCGACATCCGCGACTCCTATGTCGGCCCCTTCACCTCGATCGACCGTGACTGCGCGGTCCTCGACAGCGAGATCGAGTACTCCATCGTGCTGCGCGGCGCGTCCATCGACGGCGTCGGCCGCATCGAGTGCTCGCTGATCGGACGCGAGGCGCAGGTCACGCCCGCCCCCCGGGTGCCGAAGGCGCACCGGCTCGTACTGGGAGACCACAGCAAAGTGCAGATCAGCAAATGA
- the rfbB gene encoding dTDP-glucose 4,6-dehydratase: protein MSVPQARAPRDGAPRVLVTGGAGFIGSHYVRELVGGAYPAWAGAEVTVLDKLTYAGNLRNLEPVEGGYTFVHGDVCDGELLAGLVPGHDVVINFAAESHVDRSIASGAEFARTNVLGVQALMQACLDAGTPRVVQVSTDEVYGSVDEGCWDEDAPLAPNSPYSAAKAGGDMMARAYARTHGLPVSITRCGNNYGPYQYPEKVIPLFATNLLDGRTVPLYGDGGNVRDWIHVADHCRGIQVVAERGAAGEVYHIAGTAELTNLELTDRLLAALGAGWDRVERVADRKGHDRRYSLSDARLRALGYAPEVGFEEGLAATVRWYAENRDWWEPLKKRSEDAR, encoded by the coding sequence ATGAGCGTGCCCCAGGCCCGCGCCCCCCGGGACGGCGCCCCGCGCGTGCTCGTCACCGGCGGCGCCGGGTTCATCGGCTCGCACTACGTCCGCGAACTGGTCGGCGGCGCCTACCCGGCGTGGGCGGGCGCCGAGGTCACGGTGCTGGACAAGCTCACCTACGCGGGCAACCTGCGCAACCTGGAGCCCGTCGAGGGCGGGTACACGTTCGTGCACGGCGACGTCTGCGACGGCGAGCTGCTCGCCGGGCTGGTGCCCGGCCACGACGTGGTGATCAACTTCGCGGCCGAGTCGCACGTGGACCGGTCGATCGCCAGCGGCGCCGAGTTCGCCCGCACGAACGTGCTGGGCGTCCAGGCGCTGATGCAGGCGTGCCTGGACGCGGGGACGCCGCGGGTGGTGCAGGTGTCCACCGACGAGGTGTACGGCAGCGTCGACGAGGGCTGCTGGGACGAGGACGCGCCGCTCGCGCCGAACTCGCCGTACTCGGCGGCGAAGGCGGGCGGGGACATGATGGCCCGCGCCTACGCGCGCACGCACGGGCTGCCGGTGTCCATCACCCGCTGCGGCAACAACTACGGGCCGTACCAGTACCCGGAGAAGGTCATCCCGCTGTTCGCGACGAACCTGCTGGACGGGCGCACCGTCCCGCTGTACGGCGACGGCGGCAACGTCCGCGACTGGATCCACGTGGCCGACCACTGCCGCGGCATCCAGGTGGTGGCCGAGCGGGGCGCCGCCGGCGAGGTGTACCACATCGCCGGGACGGCGGAGCTGACGAACCTGGAGCTGACCGACCGGCTGCTGGCGGCGCTCGGCGCCGGCTGGGACCGGGTCGAGCGCGTCGCGGACCGCAAGGGCCACGACCGCCGCTACTCGCTGTCGGACGCCCGGCTGCGCGCGCTCGGGTACGCGCCGGAGGTCGGCTTCGAGGAGGGCCTGGCCGCGACCGTCCGCTGGTACGCGGAGAACCGCGACTGGTGGGAGCCGCTGAAGAAGCGGTCGGAGGACGCGAGGTGA
- the rfbD gene encoding dTDP-4-dehydrorhamnose reductase, protein MTWLVTGAGGMLGTDLVARLRADGAECVAAGRDVLDVTDPAAVRAALRRHRPATVVNCAAWTAVDDAEAREDDALAVNGAAAAALAEGCAGTGAALIQISTDYVLDGAGSEPYPEDAVPAPVNAYGRTKLAGERAVLGYERGYVVRTAWLYGAHGPNFVRTMMRLAAERDGVEVVDDQVGQPTWTGDLAARVVALAGSGAPPGVYHGTNAGRTTWYGLAREVFTLLGLDPGRVRPTTSDRFPRPAARPAFSVLGHDRWAAAGLPPMRDWRAALHAAWPALTQARRPAARA, encoded by the coding sequence GTGACCTGGCTCGTCACCGGTGCCGGCGGGATGCTCGGCACCGACCTCGTCGCGCGGCTGCGCGCGGACGGCGCCGAGTGCGTCGCGGCGGGGCGGGACGTCCTGGACGTCACCGACCCGGCGGCCGTGCGCGCGGCGCTGCGGCGCCACCGGCCGGCGACGGTGGTGAACTGTGCCGCGTGGACCGCCGTGGACGACGCGGAGGCGCGGGAGGACGACGCGCTCGCGGTGAACGGCGCCGCCGCCGCGGCGCTGGCCGAAGGGTGCGCGGGCACCGGCGCCGCGCTGATCCAGATCTCCACCGACTACGTGCTCGACGGCGCGGGCAGCGAGCCGTACCCGGAGGACGCCGTCCCGGCGCCGGTCAACGCCTACGGCCGCACGAAGCTCGCGGGGGAGCGGGCGGTGCTCGGCTACGAGCGCGGCTACGTGGTGCGGACGGCGTGGCTGTACGGGGCGCACGGGCCCAACTTCGTCCGCACGATGATGCGGCTGGCGGCCGAGCGCGACGGCGTCGAGGTGGTGGACGACCAGGTCGGCCAGCCGACGTGGACGGGCGACCTCGCGGCCCGCGTCGTGGCGCTGGCCGGGTCCGGGGCGCCGCCCGGGGTGTACCACGGCACGAACGCGGGTCGGACGACCTGGTACGGGCTGGCGCGCGAGGTGTTCACGCTGCTCGGGCTCGATCCCGGGCGGGTGCGGCCGACGACGAGCGACCGGTTCCCCCGGCCCGCGGCGCGTCCGGCGTTCAGCGTCCTCGGGCACGACCGCTGGGCGGCGGCGGGGCTGCCGCCCATGCGGGACTGGCGCGCCGCGCTGCACGCGGCCTGGCCGGCGCTCACGCAGGCGCGGCGCCCGGCGGCGCGGGCCTGA
- the rfbC gene encoding dTDP-4-dehydrorhamnose 3,5-epimerase, with product MCSHSDVQIYGEPCGILAYVDPLGIKGTYLFNPRVHGDDRGSFHEWFRAEDLHSRLGHGLNLAQANCSVSSRGVLRGVHFADVPPGQAKYITCVRGAILDVVVDLRVGSPTFAQWEPVRLDEENRSCLYVAEGIGHAFMALTDDATVVYLCSEPYAPGREHGVHPLDPDLAIQWPADVEPVLSDKDAQAPSLMEARERGLLPDYQACLDHYTKLGLPS from the coding sequence GTGTGCTCTCACAGTGACGTCCAAATCTACGGGGAACCGTGTGGCATTCTTGCGTATGTGGATCCACTCGGCATTAAAGGTACGTACTTGTTCAACCCTCGCGTACACGGCGACGATCGGGGGTCGTTCCACGAGTGGTTCCGCGCCGAGGACCTCCACTCCCGGCTCGGGCACGGGCTGAACCTCGCCCAGGCGAACTGCTCGGTGTCGTCACGCGGAGTGCTGCGCGGCGTGCACTTCGCCGACGTCCCGCCGGGCCAGGCGAAGTACATCACCTGCGTCCGCGGCGCGATCCTGGACGTGGTCGTCGACCTGCGCGTCGGGTCCCCCACCTTCGCCCAGTGGGAACCGGTGCGGCTGGACGAGGAGAACCGCTCCTGCCTGTACGTCGCCGAGGGCATCGGCCACGCCTTCATGGCGCTCACCGACGACGCCACCGTCGTCTACCTGTGCTCGGAGCCGTACGCGCCCGGCCGCGAGCACGGCGTGCACCCGCTCGACCCCGACCTCGCCATCCAGTGGCCGGCGGACGTCGAGCCGGTCCTGTCCGACAAGGACGCGCAGGCCCCCAGCCTGATGGAGGCGCGCGAGCGCGGCCTCCTGCCCGACTACCAGGCCTGCCTCGACCACTACACCAAGCTCGGCCTGCCCAGCTGA
- a CDS encoding O-antigen ligase yields the protein MTTVRGLFPRRRPPAPSAGWWAATLPLALMLASDYKLRSRDVDQAVGGSADLTVLVEIAVYGLAALYLVNSFGLRLPRRRVSGLLLSAWVFVGYAAFSALWSPFKSLGIVRGTQLVITMLLAQFLATRATPADLRRLSHAFIAIVVASVAIGVAHPFPRTSHTEERFNWLYVHPVQAGIYLAVAVLLTVGYLIRWTTPQDRLWHPAVYLTALAVLTGALVATGTRGAALGCAAGLVVLLFAARGPKGRVDVVVMGAAVSVVAVLAFSDKILAFVARGESAEKLASLNSRTELWTFAMDAFAKEPFFGHGLGASRGLFLDDIGLGGGHNAFVNALVDEGVLGAAAFTALLMTLAFVLTMMSRQRTLRADSGMLLGLLAFFLVDSITTEGLAAPANVASAWLLLMVAWAETLRRQGGDPLPAAAAAPITVRAEVDDRALGTGGANGAGGALGPGPVPGRAGSALPAPAYVEAPDEHA from the coding sequence ATGACCACCGTTAGGGGCCTGTTCCCGCGTCGCAGGCCGCCGGCGCCGAGCGCCGGCTGGTGGGCCGCGACGCTGCCGCTGGCACTGATGCTCGCCAGCGACTACAAGCTGCGGAGCCGCGACGTCGACCAGGCGGTCGGCGGCAGCGCCGACCTGACCGTGCTGGTGGAGATCGCCGTCTACGGCCTGGCGGCGCTGTACCTGGTGAACAGCTTCGGGCTGCGGCTGCCGCGGCGCCGCGTCTCCGGCCTGCTGCTGTCGGCGTGGGTGTTCGTCGGGTACGCCGCCTTCTCGGCGCTGTGGTCGCCGTTCAAGTCGCTCGGCATCGTGCGCGGCACGCAACTGGTGATCACGATGCTGCTGGCGCAGTTCCTGGCGACCCGCGCGACGCCCGCCGACCTGCGGCGGCTCTCGCACGCGTTCATCGCGATCGTGGTGGCGTCGGTCGCGATCGGCGTCGCGCACCCGTTCCCGCGCACCTCGCACACCGAGGAACGGTTCAACTGGCTGTACGTCCACCCCGTCCAGGCCGGGATCTACCTCGCGGTCGCGGTGCTGCTGACGGTCGGCTACCTGATCCGCTGGACGACGCCGCAGGACCGGCTCTGGCATCCCGCCGTGTACCTGACCGCGCTGGCGGTCCTGACGGGCGCGCTCGTCGCGACCGGGACGCGCGGCGCCGCGCTGGGCTGCGCCGCCGGGCTGGTCGTGCTGCTGTTCGCCGCGCGCGGGCCCAAGGGCCGGGTGGACGTGGTGGTGATGGGCGCGGCCGTCTCCGTCGTCGCGGTCCTCGCGTTCTCCGACAAGATCCTCGCGTTCGTGGCGCGCGGCGAGTCCGCGGAGAAGCTCGCCTCGCTGAACTCGCGGACCGAGCTGTGGACGTTCGCGATGGACGCCTTCGCCAAGGAGCCGTTCTTCGGGCACGGGCTCGGCGCGTCGCGCGGGCTGTTCCTCGACGACATCGGCCTCGGCGGCGGGCACAACGCGTTCGTCAACGCCCTGGTGGACGAGGGGGTGCTCGGCGCGGCGGCGTTCACGGCGCTGCTGATGACGCTCGCGTTCGTGTTGACGATGATGTCCAGGCAGCGGACGCTGCGCGCCGACTCCGGCATGCTGCTCGGCCTGCTCGCCTTCTTCCTCGTCGACAGCATCACCACCGAGGGGCTCGCCGCCCCCGCCAACGTGGCGAGCGCCTGGCTGCTGCTCATGGTCGCGTGGGCGGAGACGCTGCGCCGCCAGGGCGGCGACCCGCTGCCGGCCGCCGCCGCGGCGCCGATCACCGTCCGCGCCGAGGTCGACGACCGCGCGCTCGGCACCGGCGGCGCGAACGGCGCGGGCGGCGCGCTGGGCCCCGGCCCGGTGCCCGGACGGGCCGGGTCAGCCCTGCCGGCGCCCGCGTATGTAGAAGCCCCCGACGAGCACGCCTAG
- a CDS encoding right-handed parallel beta-helix repeat-containing protein, translating to MARHPQRAARPRRVIAVRVLALPLVLGVGLLGWQIPGDNDTVPATENADGPPGAAPVGSTSYRVPDGALFVSPSGEDGADGGRDHPLRTLAAAIAKARSGGTIVLRGGVYHQTATVPAGKRLTIQPHPREAVWFDGSTPVAGWRAAGGAWVRDGWTAKFDSSPTYTAGAKASPDADFQFVSPDHPMAAHPDQVWVDGVPQRQVGSLEEVKGGRFYVDERAHRLYLGSDPRGHDVRASTLGEAFTIAGAGSRLRGVGVRRYATALPRLGTVRVTGADVTVENVAVTDSATTGLSVLASGARVRRVTSTRNGMLGVHANQADDLRLERVRSAENNLEHFKYAPVSGGIKVTRSRKVAVTDAVVTGNLGKGVWMDESVYDITLTGNRITGNADHGVALELSAKAVVAGNVIAANDGDGLKINNTSDVQVWNNSMAGNGRTIRIVQDARRRDDPGTPGRDPRQKGPDPEMTWRIGKTTVSNNTLADPRPGSPCLLCVQDHTNERSAREIGLTVNGNVYVRPDAADPRALIVWMGKPYADLGRFRSVTGQEARGRLHDSRAAAGAEGMLERTLGADADAEAAVPLPPAVAKLLGKRPGTRHIGAWTS from the coding sequence ATGGCACGTCATCCGCAGCGCGCCGCACGGCCGCGCCGAGTCATCGCCGTCAGGGTCCTGGCGCTGCCCCTCGTCCTCGGCGTCGGCCTGCTCGGCTGGCAGATCCCCGGTGACAACGACACCGTCCCCGCCACCGAGAACGCGGACGGGCCGCCCGGCGCCGCGCCCGTCGGCAGCACCTCCTACCGGGTGCCGGACGGCGCGCTCTTCGTCTCCCCCTCCGGGGAGGACGGCGCCGACGGCGGCCGCGACCACCCGCTGCGCACCCTCGCCGCCGCGATCGCGAAGGCGCGCTCGGGCGGCACGATCGTCCTGCGCGGCGGTGTCTACCACCAGACCGCGACCGTCCCGGCGGGCAAGCGGCTGACGATCCAGCCGCACCCGCGCGAGGCGGTGTGGTTCGACGGCAGCACGCCCGTCGCGGGCTGGCGGGCGGCCGGCGGCGCCTGGGTCCGGGACGGGTGGACGGCGAAGTTCGACTCCAGCCCGACCTACACCGCCGGCGCGAAGGCCAGCCCCGACGCCGACTTCCAGTTCGTCTCGCCCGACCACCCGATGGCCGCGCACCCCGACCAGGTCTGGGTGGACGGCGTCCCGCAGCGGCAGGTCGGGTCGCTCGAGGAGGTGAAGGGCGGCCGCTTCTACGTGGACGAGCGGGCCCACCGCCTCTACCTGGGCTCCGACCCGCGCGGCCACGACGTCCGCGCGAGCACGCTCGGCGAGGCGTTCACCATCGCGGGCGCGGGGTCCCGGCTGCGCGGCGTCGGGGTGCGCCGGTACGCGACCGCGCTGCCGCGGCTGGGCACCGTGCGGGTCACCGGCGCGGACGTCACGGTGGAGAACGTCGCGGTCACCGACTCGGCCACCACCGGCCTCAGCGTCCTCGCGTCCGGTGCCCGGGTCCGGCGGGTCACCAGCACCCGCAACGGGATGCTCGGCGTCCACGCCAACCAGGCCGACGACCTGCGGCTGGAGAGGGTGCGCAGCGCCGAGAACAACCTGGAGCACTTCAAGTACGCCCCGGTCTCCGGCGGGATCAAGGTCACCCGGTCCCGCAAGGTGGCGGTGACCGACGCCGTGGTCACCGGCAACCTCGGCAAGGGCGTGTGGATGGACGAGTCCGTCTACGACATCACGCTCACCGGCAACCGGATCACCGGCAACGCCGACCACGGCGTCGCCCTGGAGCTCAGCGCGAAGGCGGTCGTCGCGGGCAACGTCATCGCCGCCAACGACGGCGACGGGCTGAAGATCAACAACACCTCCGACGTGCAGGTGTGGAACAACTCCATGGCCGGGAACGGGCGGACGATCCGCATCGTCCAGGACGCCCGCCGCCGCGACGACCCGGGCACGCCCGGCCGCGACCCGCGCCAGAAGGGCCCCGACCCGGAGATGACCTGGCGCATCGGCAAGACGACCGTGAGCAACAACACCCTCGCCGACCCGAGGCCGGGCAGCCCCTGCCTGCTCTGCGTGCAGGACCACACCAACGAGCGGTCCGCGCGCGAGATCGGGCTGACCGTCAACGGCAACGTCTACGTCCGGCCCGACGCCGCCGACCCGCGCGCGCTCATCGTGTGGATGGGCAAGCCCTACGCCGATCTCGGCCGGTTCCGGTCGGTGACCGGGCAGGAGGCGCGGGGCCGGCTCCACGATTCCCGGGCGGCGGCCGGGGCCGAGGGCATGCTCGAACGCACCCTGGGCGCGGACGCCGACGCCGAGGCGGCGGTCCCGCTGCCGCCCGCCGTCGCGAAGCTGCTCGGCAAGCGGCCCGGCACCCGCCACATCGGCGCCTGGACGTCCTGA